One window of the Drosophila gunungcola strain Sukarami chromosome 3L unlocalized genomic scaffold, Dgunungcola_SK_2 000009F, whole genome shotgun sequence genome contains the following:
- the LOC128259808 gene encoding peroxisomal biogenesis factor 3 — protein sequence MLSRLQDFLSRHRRKFIVTGVLVGGTIFAARYAQRRFVEFQEKQAREFFERTRRMTHFESTEKTCNQVILGMGEEMCQAVLRECSTDELLEQLRQNPKNKLELWEEMKIVAFTRLATYVYASSMLVIALRVQLNLLGGYIYRDIMTEQKQVTDELKQQYLSLIRHFITESGIRDLARYIRSQVIAVIKAMPLSQQLSLNDLEQLFWSLQMAINADTRRDPNSRMSKYLLPSQNPSHSPMLQKMFNETLDLLESEDAIGVCSHNVSRGFVLACDAIAESMGETLQHMPQAELQTQQDNLKFNQAGCSRSNSSKSQNVENNNLLNINRVLMALAKLIPIISGLTSRGFDSTARPHNLPTQLLTFYVVAEKTKTLGANVYESFSSA from the coding sequence ATGCTGTCGCGACTGCAGGACTTCTTGTCACGCCACCGGCGGAAATTCATAGTGACCGGCGTTTTGGTGGGCGGCACCATCTTTGCGGCGCGGTACGCCCAGCGGCGCTTTGTGGAGTTCCAGGAAAAGCAGGCCAGGGAGTTCTTTGAACGGACACGCCGCATGACCCACTTTGAGTCGACGGAGAAGACCTGCAACCAGGTGATCCTCGGAATGGGCGAGGAAATGTGCCAGGCCGTGCTGCGCGAATGCAGCACGGATGAGCTCCTCGAGCAGCTGCGCCAGAATCCCAAGAACAAGCTGGAACTGTGGGAGGAAATGAAGATTGTGGCCTTTACCAGGCTGGCCACCTATGTATACGCCTCATCCATGCTGGTTATTGCTCTGCGAGTGCAGCTAAACCTCCTCGGTGGCTATATCTACAGGGACATAATGACGGAGCAGAAACAAGTCACTGACGAACTGAAGCAGCAGTACCTCTCACTCATCCGGCACTTCATCACGGAGTCCGGTATTCGGGATTTGGCTCGCTATATACGCAGCCAGGTGATTGCCGTCATCAAGGCAATGCCGTTGTCCCAGCAGCTTTCGCTCAACGACTTAGAGCAGCTCTTCTGGTCGCTGCAAATGGCCATCAATGCGGACACTCGCCGGGATCCCAACTCCCGGATGAGCAAGTACCTGCTGCCCAGCCAGAATCCCAGCCACTCGCCGATGCTGCAGAAGATGTTCAATGAGACCCTGGATCTTCTAGAGAGCGAGGATGCCATTGGAGTGTGCTCGCACAATGTGAGCCGGGGCTTTGTCCTGGCATGCGATGCCATTGCCGAGTCAATGGGGGAAACACTCCAGCATATGCCTCAAGCTGAACTGCAGACCCAACAGGATAACCTGAAGTTCAACCAGGCCGGATGCTCCAGAAGCAACAGTTCGAAGAGCCAAAATGTGGAGAACAACAACTTGCTAAACATCAACCGAGTGCTGATGGCGCTGGCCAAGCTCATTCCAATCATCAGTGGCCTCACCTCAAGGGGCTTCGACAGCACTGCGAGACCCCATAACCTGCCCACCCAGCTGCTCACCTTCTACGTGGTCGCCGAGAAGACGAAGACGCTGGGAGCCAACGTCTACGAAAGCTTCAGCTCCGCTTAG
- the LOC128259719 gene encoding pyroglutamyl-peptidase 1, producing the protein MASSDRKLIVVSGFGPFVGHETVNASWEAVKLLPEILTHNGVEYDLEKRLVSVEYAAVDEAVEEIWKRQPDLVIHVGVSAMAKCVYVEKLAYNHKFIRGDNSGQKLPNGSSELTNNGHANVLRTELDVDKIVAAVNERCDQCVAPIKAPHKDSPKPLGATKASKNVGNFLCGYIYLKSLDMDKRRSLFVHVPPINTPFSSEKTAEIVFAIVEQCVQQVAACDS; encoded by the exons ATGGCGTCGTCGGATCGAAAGCTAATTGTGGTCTCCGGATTCGGACCATTCGTTGGCCACGAAACCGTAAACGCGAGCTGGGAGGCTGTGAAACTTCTCCCGGAAATCCTCACCCACAATGGCGTAGAATACGATCTTGAGAAGCGCTTGGTTTCAGTGGAATACGCTGCTGTGGACGAGGCCGTGGAGGAGATATGGAAGCGCCAGCCAGAT CTGGTCATACATGTCGGCGTTTCGGCCATGGCAAAGTGTGTCTACGTAGAGAAGCTGGCATATAATCACAAGTTCATCAGAGGGGATAATTCCGGACAAAAACTGCCCAACGGAAGTAGCGAACTGACGAACAATGGGCACGCAAATGTCTTGCGAACCGAACTCGATGTGGATAAGATTGTGGCGGCTGTAAATGAGAGATGCGACCAGTGTGTAGCCCCCATTAAGGCCCCCCATAAAGATAGTCCCAAGCCCCTGGGCGCTACGAAGGCATCCAAAAACGTCGGCAACTTTCTCTGCGGCTATATCTATCTGAAATCCCTCGATATGGACAAAAGGCGAAGTCTATTCGTTCATGTGCCGCCCATAAACACACCATTTAGCAGTGAGAAAACCGCTGAGATAGTATTTGCCATAGTCGAACAATGCGTTCAACAGGTGGCCGCCTGCGACTCTTGA